The proteins below are encoded in one region of Candidatus Saccharimonadales bacterium:
- the pth gene encoding aminoacyl-tRNA hydrolase has translation MKLIVGLGNAGNRYANTRHNAGVMALNHYTQKKQVRFEHKTKFEAELAKKQDTIFIKPLTMMNRSGLAVRKISEFYDIPVEDILIIYDELALPFGTIRSRGGGQHAGHNGIKSIINHLKSDNFARLRIGIANEFTSKQPAEEFVLQSFSKAENKLLPEIFELSNPIIASFAESGVLLKETHKYEPEEDEPDELV, from the coding sequence ATGAAATTAATAGTAGGGCTCGGCAACGCCGGCAACCGTTACGCTAACACCCGGCACAACGCCGGCGTGATGGCACTGAATCACTATACTCAGAAAAAACAGGTCCGTTTTGAGCACAAAACTAAGTTCGAGGCCGAACTGGCGAAAAAGCAAGACACCATCTTTATCAAACCACTAACCATGATGAACCGCAGCGGACTGGCCGTACGTAAAATCAGCGAGTTTTACGACATTCCGGTCGAGGACATACTTATCATCTACGATGAGCTTGCGCTGCCATTCGGCACCATCCGCAGTCGCGGCGGAGGGCAACACGCTGGACATAACGGCATCAAATCCATCATTAATCACCTAAAGAGCGATAACTTCGCCCGTCTGCGCATCGGTATTGCAAACGAATTTACCTCCAAACAGCCCGCAGAAGAGTTCGTATTGCAGTCCTTCTCCAAGGCTGAAAATAAACTCCTACCAGAGATATTTGAGCTGAGTAACCCCATCATCGCCAGCTTCGCCGAAAGTGGCGTGCTACTGAAAGAAACTCATAAATACGAGCCGGAAGAGGACGAGCCAGACGAGCTAGTATAG
- the dprA gene encoding DNA-processing protein DprA, with product MTISTITRRSSAYPQLLREIAHPPKQLYVCGELRTDLPLVAIVGTRKPTRYGREITARLSGDLAQTGIGIVSGLALGCDAIAHRAALEAGGYTIAIMACGLDRLYPATNRQLGIRILRQKGVIISEYDSGMPPLKQNFAVRNRIISGLTLGVVITEAAERSGSLITATFALEQNREVMAVPGNITSPLSAGTNNLIKAGATPVTSAGDILTALDLATTANPSLAPSGSSPDEAAVLALLAEGVSDGDELLQRLEWEPARFNQVITLLELSGKVRSLGGGKWISN from the coding sequence ATGACTATCTCAACCATCACCCGCCGTTCATCAGCCTATCCTCAGCTGTTACGCGAGATCGCCCATCCGCCCAAGCAGCTCTACGTTTGCGGGGAACTACGTACTGATTTGCCTCTAGTCGCTATAGTCGGCACGCGTAAGCCAACCCGTTATGGACGGGAGATCACCGCTCGATTGAGTGGGGACCTAGCTCAAACGGGTATCGGCATCGTCAGCGGCTTAGCCCTCGGTTGTGACGCCATCGCTCACCGGGCAGCCCTAGAGGCGGGCGGCTATACTATCGCCATCATGGCCTGCGGTCTGGACCGACTCTACCCAGCCACGAACCGACAACTGGGTATCCGTATTCTCCGGCAAAAGGGCGTCATAATCAGCGAATATGATAGTGGTATGCCGCCACTCAAACAGAACTTTGCCGTCCGCAATCGTATCATCTCCGGTCTAACGCTGGGCGTAGTCATAACCGAAGCGGCCGAGCGTAGTGGCTCGCTGATTACGGCCACCTTTGCTCTGGAGCAAAATCGGGAGGTAATGGCCGTACCCGGGAACATCACTAGCCCTTTAAGTGCCGGTACGAACAATCTCATCAAGGCCGGCGCCACACCGGTAACTAGCGCTGGCGACATCCTGACGGCGCTCGATCTAGCTACTACTGCTAATCCGTCGCTGGCGCCCTCCGGCAGTAGCCCCGATGAAGCAGCCGTACTAGCGCTCCTAGCCGAGGGGGTGAGCGACGGCGATGAGCTGCTGCAGCGATTAGAATGGGAGCCAGCCCGCTTCAACCAAGTCATCACCCTACTAGAGCTATCCGGGAAGGTGCGCAGCCTCGGTGGTGGGAAGTGGATTAGTAACTAA
- the der gene encoding ribosome biogenesis GTPase Der codes for MSKNLPIVTIVGRPNVGKSSLFNRLLGERKAVVSDTAGTTRDRVQAIVEWGGRDFWLIDTAGLEAAENELEASMQAQLEVARSQADVILIVIDASTILSDSDNRIIKDAYKSGKPIIVAANKSDRKHPQVEFDKLPAKQVVPVSAIHGTGSGDLLDAIIAHVPKVRVDAELPPAIAIVGRPNVGKSSLLNVLAGEDRAIVANEGGTTRDVNDIDIVHEGLPWRLLDTAGIRKIGKRAHDIEQYSTLRTLRAINDSDVCVLVTDANEPATGQDQRIAGMIKEAGKGMLIAINKWDLTERSDADVRRLELEYQRRFQFVWWAPLVMTSATTRHNVFKIIELASTIQANRQRKLTTSELNTYLRDAMSAHPPAGLKNRHPKLKYITQTEVAPPTFTVFGTHTPFLHWSYKRFLEAQLRDRYDFTGTPVRFQWRSSKKEEAV; via the coding sequence ATGAGTAAAAACCTTCCCATCGTAACCATCGTGGGCCGTCCCAACGTTGGCAAATCCAGCCTATTCAATCGCCTGCTCGGCGAACGTAAAGCTGTTGTCTCCGATACAGCCGGCACTACTCGCGACCGCGTTCAAGCCATTGTAGAGTGGGGTGGACGAGATTTTTGGTTAATTGATACAGCCGGACTAGAGGCAGCTGAGAACGAGCTAGAGGCCTCGATGCAGGCCCAGCTCGAGGTAGCCCGCTCCCAAGCTGACGTGATTCTAATCGTGATCGACGCCAGCACTATCTTATCCGACAGTGACAACCGTATCATCAAAGACGCCTATAAAAGCGGTAAGCCGATCATCGTAGCGGCTAACAAATCCGATCGTAAACACCCTCAGGTCGAGTTCGACAAACTTCCAGCTAAACAAGTGGTGCCGGTTTCGGCCATTCACGGTACCGGCAGCGGTGATTTGCTTGATGCCATCATCGCCCACGTCCCCAAAGTCCGCGTAGATGCAGAGCTCCCGCCAGCTATAGCTATCGTCGGTCGGCCGAACGTAGGTAAATCCAGTCTACTCAACGTCCTAGCCGGTGAAGACCGGGCTATCGTAGCTAATGAAGGTGGCACCACCCGTGACGTTAACGATATCGACATCGTCCATGAAGGACTGCCCTGGCGACTGCTCGATACGGCCGGTATACGTAAGATTGGCAAACGCGCCCACGACATCGAACAATACTCGACCCTGCGCACGCTCCGCGCCATCAATGATAGTGATGTCTGCGTGCTAGTAACCGACGCTAACGAGCCGGCTACCGGGCAGGACCAACGCATCGCCGGCATGATCAAAGAGGCTGGTAAGGGTATGTTAATCGCGATTAACAAGTGGGACTTGACCGAACGCAGCGATGCCGATGTCCGTCGGCTTGAACTCGAGTACCAACGACGGTTCCAGTTCGTCTGGTGGGCACCATTAGTTATGACCTCCGCCACTACCCGGCACAACGTTTTTAAGATCATCGAGCTAGCTAGCACCATCCAAGCTAACCGTCAGCGCAAACTGACCACCAGTGAGCTTAATACCTACCTCCGCGACGCCATGAGCGCCCACCCACCGGCCGGATTGAAGAACCGCCACCCTAAACTGAAATACATCACCCAGACCGAGGTCGCCCCACCGACCTTTACCGTCTTCGGCACCCATACGCCGTTTCTGCACTGGTCTTATAAACGGTTTCTCGAAGCTCAGCTCCGAGACCGCTATGACTTCACCGGCACCCCAGTTCGTTTTCAATGGCGTAGTAGTAAAAAGGAAGAGGCAGTATGA
- a CDS encoding GNAT family N-acetyltransferase — protein sequence MIKAMRYSTPQPARGPDQAQITDLFTRTLGGTAEPYLLPTSARQCLVVHQSEEIVGAITLSHYESLVALLAQLNIDPDAQAELSQLLGAVEGRVGLIDQVAVDPSHQGQGLGTTLIQSGLRWLQAAGVTQSVTFAQVHRDSCPLAGALEANGGRMVGEIANFWTTAYQAEDWQCQHCEADCHCQARLYLID from the coding sequence ATGATTAAGGCTATGCGTTACTCCACCCCTCAGCCGGCCCGAGGTCCTGATCAGGCTCAAATCACCGATCTCTTCACCCGCACCCTCGGCGGTACTGCCGAGCCGTACTTACTACCCACCTCAGCCCGACAGTGCTTAGTCGTGCATCAGTCCGAAGAAATAGTCGGCGCGATCACACTCTCACACTACGAATCATTAGTCGCTCTCTTAGCCCAGCTGAATATCGACCCCGACGCTCAGGCCGAACTGTCGCAGCTGCTCGGCGCAGTAGAGGGCAGGGTAGGGCTGATCGACCAGGTCGCCGTAGACCCGAGTCACCAAGGCCAGGGTTTAGGCACCACTCTTATCCAGAGTGGGCTCCGCTGGCTGCAGGCCGCGGGTGTAACGCAGAGCGTGACTTTCGCCCAAGTCCACAGGGACAGTTGTCCGCTGGCTGGCGCGCTGGAAGCTAACGGCGGCCGGATGGTAGGGGAGATAGCTAACTTCTGGACGACAGCTTATCAAGCAGAGGACTGGCAGTGTCAGCATTGTGAAGCAGATTGTCACTGCCAGGCCCGCCTCTACCTCATAGACTGA
- a CDS encoding FaeA/PapI family transcriptional regulator: MDLLSFALAFGSGFIIAWTLKRPLKQQRTIRNPDTQEKHYEVAANHQRTQAKTKRKQQIIDCIDMNGQIKSREVEDMFGVSSATATRYLSELAREGKIKKQGQGRGVHYTL, from the coding sequence ATGGATCTACTCAGCTTCGCTCTCGCCTTCGGCTCCGGCTTTATCATCGCTTGGACGCTGAAGCGACCCCTCAAACAGCAGCGGACCATCCGTAATCCCGACACCCAGGAGAAACACTACGAAGTAGCTGCTAACCACCAGCGAACGCAGGCTAAGACGAAGCGCAAACAACAGATCATCGACTGTATCGATATGAATGGGCAGATTAAGAGTCGTGAGGTGGAAGACATGTTTGGTGTCTCCTCGGCTACGGCCACCCGCTATTTAAGTGAGCTAGCCCGAGAGGGAAAGATCAAGAAGCAGGGCCAAGGCAGAGGCGTTCACTACACACTCTAA
- a CDS encoding 4a-hydroxytetrahydrobiopterin dehydratase, with product MNIADRWVEKEGRLETTVDTVDFLGAITLIQQIADIAEEQRHHPNLHLHNYSKLTISLISHDAGQVTERDRKLAAAIDNIL from the coding sequence ATGAACATCGCCGATCGCTGGGTAGAAAAAGAGGGTAGGCTAGAGACGACTGTCGATACGGTCGACTTTCTGGGCGCCATCACCTTGATCCAGCAGATCGCTGACATCGCCGAGGAGCAACGCCATCACCCTAATCTGCACCTACACAACTACTCGAAACTAACTATTTCCTTAATCAGCCACGACGCCGGCCAGGTAACGGAGCGAGATCGGAAGCTAGCTGCGGCCATCGATAACATCCTCTAA
- a CDS encoding pyridoxamine 5'-phosphate oxidase family protein, which produces MKIQELDNTDTGYRPDKQEIIEWLHTQTLGVIATLDETGQPQGATVAFSETEDCELIIGTSETSRKAANIARDGRLSFTVTSPEQRYTVQLEGIARKLSDAEFEPYAERHYAKLPASAPFRNVKEQCHILITPTWIRFSDCNPYQWVLTEYQVED; this is translated from the coding sequence ATGAAAATTCAAGAATTAGATAACACTGATACCGGCTACCGGCCCGATAAGCAGGAAATCATTGAGTGGCTCCACACTCAGACACTGGGTGTGATCGCTACCCTGGATGAGACCGGTCAACCCCAGGGAGCGACAGTAGCTTTTTCCGAGACAGAGGACTGCGAGCTGATCATAGGCACAAGTGAGACTTCACGCAAAGCCGCAAACATCGCTCGTGACGGCCGCCTCTCCTTTACTGTTACTTCACCCGAACAACGTTACACTGTCCAACTCGAAGGCATAGCTCGCAAACTCAGCGATGCAGAGTTCGAGCCTTACGCTGAGCGGCATTACGCCAAACTCCCTGCCTCAGCCCCATTTCGTAACGTCAAAGAGCAGTGCCATATCCTCATCACTCCCACCTGGATCCGCTTCAGCGACTGTAACCCTTACCAATGGGTCCTGACGGAATACCAAGTAGAGGACTAA
- a CDS encoding DUF378 domain-containing protein: protein MNKGVVSTIALVLVVIGGLNWGLVGFFEYNLVDELFTEGSGLARTVYALVGLSALYVLFTGVFAKNSDNASV, encoded by the coding sequence ATGAACAAAGGTGTAGTAAGCACAATCGCCCTCGTCTTAGTAGTAATAGGTGGTCTTAACTGGGGCCTCGTCGGTTTCTTCGAGTACAACCTCGTCGACGAGCTCTTCACTGAAGGCTCAGGCCTAGCTCGCACGGTATACGCATTAGTCGGTCTATCCGCACTATACGTACTTTTCACCGGTGTGTTCGCCAAGAACAGCGACAACGCCAGCGTCTAG
- a CDS encoding DUF2779 domain-containing protein gives MMPTYLSKSNFMHWLIHPAYLWLEKHEKKRLPPITQADEFMFSKGHDFEAEARKLFPEGKLVDAKPWEFAQLKAQTVALMEAREETIFQATAFTERGLLVKSDILKRRGEVWDLYEVKSSTRVKDDHLTDLAFQAVTWAEAGITIEEVYVLYVDREYARGEKLEPERLVRQECVSEAVMARIPGVERQIPAALATLERNSCPDLDPSHAGNLGVWLPLYFHLNPELAADHPLRLAQLKPEDLARLQQLGVESLTEIERYDGFNARQQSQIKAWQMESSINHSEIANFLNKLEFPLWFLDYETISHAVPLYPGTKPYQDVPFQYSLHKLDSPTAELKHFEYLSTSTEFPVPKLLEQLQQDLDGLGSILVWYQNFEKGMNARMGEFCPEYSEWLAAVNGRIRDLMIPFSSGWYVDKRFVGSASIKNVLPVLAPKLSYKTLNVQDGGSAQAVWYDAVFNDRGSAKTYDNLLQYCALDTLAMVEIYNFLIRLSRDDERPATGQLEQAQLF, from the coding sequence ATGATGCCGACCTACTTATCGAAATCGAACTTCATGCACTGGCTAATTCACCCGGCCTATCTCTGGCTAGAGAAGCATGAGAAGAAACGCTTACCGCCCATCACCCAGGCCGATGAATTTATGTTTAGTAAGGGCCACGACTTTGAAGCAGAAGCACGGAAGCTATTCCCAGAAGGGAAGTTGGTTGATGCAAAACCTTGGGAGTTTGCCCAGCTCAAAGCCCAGACTGTCGCCTTAATGGAGGCTAGGGAGGAGACTATCTTTCAAGCTACTGCCTTCACTGAGCGCGGTCTACTGGTTAAAAGCGATATCTTAAAAAGACGGGGGGAGGTCTGGGACTTGTACGAGGTGAAAAGCTCGACCCGGGTCAAGGATGACCATTTAACCGATCTTGCTTTCCAAGCCGTCACTTGGGCCGAAGCCGGCATCACCATTGAAGAGGTTTACGTGCTCTACGTCGATCGGGAATATGCTCGTGGAGAGAAACTAGAGCCGGAACGACTGGTACGGCAGGAATGTGTTAGCGAGGCCGTTATGGCCCGAATCCCTGGTGTAGAGCGGCAGATACCGGCAGCGCTGGCCACGCTAGAACGCAACAGTTGTCCCGATCTTGACCCGAGTCACGCAGGCAACTTAGGTGTCTGGCTACCACTCTACTTTCACCTCAACCCAGAGTTAGCTGCTGACCATCCCCTGCGACTAGCTCAGCTTAAACCGGAAGATCTGGCCCGACTACAGCAGCTTGGAGTCGAAAGTCTAACCGAAATCGAACGCTATGATGGTTTCAACGCCCGTCAGCAGAGCCAGATCAAGGCCTGGCAGATGGAGTCAAGTATAAACCATTCCGAGATCGCGAACTTCCTGAATAAGCTCGAGTTTCCGCTCTGGTTCTTAGATTACGAAACGATCTCTCACGCCGTACCGCTTTATCCCGGCACCAAGCCATACCAGGATGTACCTTTTCAGTACTCCTTGCATAAGCTCGATAGTCCGACGGCCGAGCTCAAACACTTTGAGTATCTCTCCACTAGTACCGAGTTTCCGGTACCTAAACTGCTAGAGCAGCTACAACAGGACTTAGATGGGCTAGGCAGTATATTGGTCTGGTACCAGAACTTTGAGAAAGGGATGAACGCCCGGATGGGTGAATTTTGCCCCGAGTACTCCGAGTGGCTAGCGGCCGTTAACGGCCGCATTCGCGACCTGATGATCCCGTTCTCTAGCGGCTGGTACGTCGATAAGCGTTTCGTCGGCTCGGCCTCGATTAAGAATGTCTTGCCAGTACTAGCGCCGAAGCTGAGCTACAAGACACTAAACGTGCAGGACGGTGGTAGTGCCCAAGCCGTCTGGTATGATGCGGTCTTCAACGATCGTGGTAGCGCCAAGACCTACGACAACCTACTGCAGTACTGCGCTCTCGACACTCTGGCCATGGTCGAGATCTACAACTTCCTAATTCGTCTCAGTCGAGACGATGAGCGGCCGGCAACTGGACAGCTGGAACAGGCCCAGCTTTTCTAA
- a CDS encoding Fic family protein: MAKNNEYIAGTTRKAHADKGYEYSYFLPSPAPITFDPKDPKLARLLEEATHKLGELNAYARFVPDIDFFIRMHETKEATASNKIEGTQTNIDEALMREEDIAPERRSDWHEVQNYILAMKFAIDNLDKLPIVTRLLNQTHSILLQEVRGSSKQPGKIRSSQNWIGGATLKDARFIPPASEHIPELLTDLENFLNTDDLTLPLLIKAGIAHYQFETIHPYLDGNGRLGRLLIILYLIDKKLLHRPILYISQFFEQHREEYYDALSRVRSHNDLEHWLKFFLVGVSETAEKAVNTLQAIMQLRHTNSQEILKLGRRAPKAGKLIEHLYKVPIISVNEAAKVVGMTPQAANTLVAEMEKIGILKEITGFSRNRLFIYSAYIALFADESS; the protein is encoded by the coding sequence ATGGCTAAGAATAATGAATATATTGCCGGTACTACTCGAAAAGCCCATGCTGACAAGGGCTATGAATACTCATATTTCCTTCCGAGCCCAGCCCCTATAACCTTTGACCCGAAAGACCCTAAGTTAGCTCGGCTTCTAGAAGAGGCGACCCACAAACTAGGTGAACTAAATGCATATGCACGGTTTGTTCCTGATATTGATTTCTTCATTCGCATGCACGAAACGAAAGAGGCCACAGCCTCAAATAAAATAGAAGGTACCCAAACTAACATAGATGAAGCACTCATGCGTGAGGAAGATATTGCCCCAGAACGTAGAAGTGACTGGCATGAGGTGCAAAACTATATACTGGCCATGAAATTCGCCATCGATAATCTAGACAAGCTGCCAATCGTAACTAGACTCCTTAACCAAACACATAGCATACTTCTCCAAGAAGTAAGAGGCTCTAGTAAGCAGCCGGGTAAGATTCGCAGCTCACAGAACTGGATCGGTGGCGCTACCCTTAAAGATGCACGTTTTATCCCACCGGCTAGCGAACACATCCCGGAGCTACTAACTGATTTGGAAAACTTTCTCAATACGGACGACCTAACTCTACCACTGTTGATAAAAGCAGGGATCGCTCACTACCAGTTTGAGACTATACACCCATACCTCGATGGTAACGGTAGACTTGGTCGACTGCTCATTATCTTGTATCTAATAGATAAGAAGCTACTGCACAGGCCCATACTATATATATCTCAGTTCTTCGAGCAACACAGAGAAGAGTACTATGATGCCCTTAGTAGGGTCAGGAGCCATAACGATCTTGAGCATTGGCTGAAGTTCTTTCTCGTAGGAGTAAGCGAGACAGCGGAGAAAGCAGTCAATACTCTACAAGCTATCATGCAGCTTCGTCATACGAATAGCCAGGAGATCCTAAAGCTTGGTCGACGAGCGCCTAAAGCCGGTAAATTAATCGAACACCTCTATAAGGTACCTATTATATCGGTTAATGAAGCAGCAAAAGTGGTAGGTATGACTCCACAAGCAGCTAACACTCTTGTCGCAGAGATGGAAAAGATCGGTATACTGAAAGAGATAACTGGTTTCAGCAGAAATAGGTTATTCATCTATAGCGCATACATCGCCCTATTTGCAGATGAAAGTAGCTAA
- a CDS encoding HRDC domain-containing protein, whose translation MKQSQALAVMKLGHNVFLTGEPGAGKTYTLNQFIDYARANDIGIGVTASTGIAATHIGGMTIHSWSGIGIHDELSEEQINRLAARPQLKSRFKRTRVLIIDEISMLDGARLDLLNQICKQVKNSDKPFGGLQVILCGDLFQLPPITRYGDSIDFAHTSEAWDELNLKVCYLSEQHRQDEDATMLELLRGIRRGEVDDSLQELLQARLEEVTDDPDMTRLYSHNLDVDKLNAARLQQLENESHTYTMTSSGSKTFIESLQKSCLAPEVLELKVGAQVLCVANSPSLGFVNGSRAEVVGFEDGKPVIRLATSRTITLERHTWKIEDNDRVLAEVSQYPLRLAWAITVHKSQGMSLDSAEIDLSRAFTPGMGYVALSRLRRLDGLFLRGVNRTALQISPDIAEFDAILRRQTEQVIAQLDTMEGAKLDELQAHIRTNLASDYAEYDRELFTVLKEWRTTQAATLRVPAYVVFDDKTLIALAAERPATVAQLMNVPGIGPKRAENYGPAVLDIINRHAGKLF comes from the coding sequence ATGAAGCAGTCCCAGGCGCTTGCCGTTATGAAGCTCGGTCACAATGTATTTTTAACCGGTGAACCCGGTGCCGGTAAGACCTATACTCTAAACCAGTTCATCGACTACGCCCGGGCTAACGACATTGGCATCGGTGTTACCGCCAGTACCGGCATCGCGGCCACTCACATCGGCGGTATGACGATTCACTCTTGGAGTGGCATCGGTATCCACGATGAGCTGAGCGAGGAGCAGATCAACCGCCTGGCCGCTCGGCCGCAGCTGAAGAGTCGTTTTAAGCGTACCCGTGTCCTGATCATCGATGAGATCTCCATGCTCGATGGCGCCCGGCTCGATCTCCTGAACCAGATCTGCAAGCAGGTTAAAAATAGTGATAAACCGTTCGGCGGGCTGCAGGTCATTCTTTGTGGTGACCTTTTCCAGCTCCCCCCTATCACCCGTTATGGCGATAGTATCGATTTTGCCCACACTTCTGAGGCTTGGGACGAGCTCAATCTCAAGGTTTGCTATCTCAGTGAGCAGCACCGCCAGGACGAGGACGCTACCATGCTAGAGCTGCTACGCGGTATCCGTCGTGGGGAGGTCGATGATTCTCTGCAGGAGCTACTCCAGGCCCGGCTGGAAGAGGTCACGGACGACCCTGATATGACGCGTCTCTACTCGCACAATCTCGATGTCGATAAGCTGAACGCAGCTCGCCTGCAGCAGCTAGAGAATGAATCACATACCTATACTATGACTTCTAGTGGTAGTAAAACCTTCATCGAATCGCTACAGAAAAGCTGCTTAGCTCCGGAAGTGCTCGAACTCAAGGTCGGCGCTCAAGTACTCTGTGTAGCCAACAGTCCCAGTCTCGGCTTCGTCAACGGCTCCCGGGCTGAGGTGGTCGGTTTCGAGGACGGCAAGCCGGTCATTCGCCTAGCTACCAGCCGCACCATCACGCTCGAGCGGCATACCTGGAAGATCGAGGATAACGACCGGGTACTAGCCGAAGTCAGCCAGTACCCCCTCCGCCTCGCCTGGGCCATCACGGTGCATAAGAGTCAGGGCATGAGTTTAGATAGCGCCGAAATCGATCTCTCCCGCGCTTTTACGCCTGGCATGGGCTACGTCGCCCTTTCGCGCCTGCGTCGTCTCGACGGATTATTCTTACGCGGCGTTAACCGCACCGCTCTGCAGATAAGTCCCGACATCGCCGAGTTCGATGCTATCCTGCGCCGCCAGACAGAGCAGGTCATCGCTCAGCTTGACACCATGGAAGGGGCTAAGCTCGATGAGTTACAGGCCCACATTCGGACCAATCTTGCGTCTGATTACGCAGAGTATGACCGCGAACTATTTACAGTGCTTAAGGAGTGGCGCACTACTCAAGCTGCAACGCTGCGAGTACCAGCCTACGTCGTGTTTGATGATAAGACACTTATTGCCTTAGCGGCTGAGCGACCTGCGACCGTAGCTCAACTGATGAACGTACCCGGAATCGGGCCGAAGCGGGCCGAGAACTACGGACCAGCCGTACTGGATATCATTAATCGTCACGCCGGCAAACTGTTCTAG
- the radC gene encoding DNA repair protein RadC, producing the protein MKRIKELDKLDRPREKLALKGPKALSDLELLQALIGSGNKYTDVSSIAREVKKLLRKHGSDISYNQLKQVTGLGTAKVTEILASIELSKRYLVDDDRPIIDSPEKAAEQLSDIRDKKQEYLIVMTLDGANRLIEKRTIAIGTLTNSLVHPREVFADAITDRAAGIIVAHNHPGGSLEPSKADLEVTTRLKACGQLLGIIVIDHIVITNSKHTSLMVGF; encoded by the coding sequence ATGAAGCGTATCAAGGAGCTAGATAAGCTTGATCGACCGCGGGAGAAACTAGCGCTCAAAGGCCCTAAAGCCCTATCGGACCTTGAGCTCTTACAGGCTCTAATTGGAAGCGGCAATAAATACACTGACGTATCTAGTATAGCCAGAGAAGTAAAGAAACTTCTACGTAAGCACGGCTCTGACATATCCTACAATCAACTAAAGCAGGTAACCGGTTTAGGAACAGCCAAGGTCACTGAGATACTCGCATCGATCGAGCTTTCAAAGCGCTATCTAGTCGATGACGATCGACCCATCATCGACTCGCCGGAAAAAGCAGCGGAGCAGTTATCTGATATTCGCGACAAGAAACAAGAGTACTTAATCGTTATGACACTAGATGGCGCAAATCGATTGATAGAGAAGCGCACTATCGCTATCGGCACTCTTACGAACAGTCTCGTCCACCCAAGGGAAGTCTTTGCCGATGCCATCACCGATCGAGCAGCTGGCATAATCGTGGCTCACAACCATCCAGGTGGCAGCCTCGAACCGAGCAAGGCAGACTTAGAAGTAACGACTCGCTTAAAAGCATGCGGCCAGTTACTAGGAATAATAGTAATTGATCATATCGTTATCACGAACAGTAAGCATACAAGCCTAATGGTAGGATTTTAG